The following coding sequences lie in one Osmerus mordax isolate fOsmMor3 chromosome 13, fOsmMor3.pri, whole genome shotgun sequence genomic window:
- the LOC136955602 gene encoding BTB/POZ domain-containing protein 1-like isoform X2 yields MATGGGGDGPASNYEGQASNFARSGAGRNVAAVSNAPVAVATAPICPPSVGLHREPMYNWQATKSSLKERFAFLFNNELLSDVRFIVGKGRQAQRIPAHKFVLAAGSAVFDAMFNGGMATTSAEIELPDVEPAAFLALLRFLYSDEVHIGPETVMTTLYTAKKYAVPALEGHCVDFLTKHLRADNAFMLLTQARLFDEPQLASLCLDTIDKSTADAINAEGFTDIDLDTLCAVLARDTLGIRENRLFGAVVRWAEAECYRQQLTLTSENKQKVLGKALTLIRFPLMTVEEFAAVNPKPRVDYIDRSRSCLRGKEGSINRFQQVESRWGYSGTSDRIRFNVNRRIYVVGLGLYGSIHGPTDYQVNIQIMDSDNSQTLGQNDTGFSCDGSANTFRVMFKQPLEILPNVSYTACATLKGPDSHYGTKGLKKVTHESSTGTKTTFFFFSSPGNNNGTSVEDGQIPEIIYYT; encoded by the exons ATGGCTACAGGAGGTGGTGGTGACGGACCCGCATCAAATTATGAAGGACAAGCATCCAATTTCGCTCGTTCTGGAGCGGGCAGGAACGTCGCAGCGGTGTCGAATGCACCGGTCGCCGTCGCAACGGCACCGATTTGTCCCCCGTCTGTGGGCCTACACCGGGAGCCTATGTACAACTGGCAGGCCACAAAGAGCTCGCTGAAAGAGCGCTTTGCGTTTCTTTTCAACAATGAACTACTAAGTGACGTTAGATTTATTGTAGGGAAAGGAAGACAAGCACAGAGGATACCAGCCCACAAATTCGTTCTAGCTGCAGGTAGTGCTGTATTCGACGCCATGTTCAACGGTGGTATGGCCACAACCTCGGCTGAAATAGAGTTACCCGATGTTGAACCTGCTGCCTTCCTCGCTCTGCTAAG GTTCCTGTACTCTGACGAGGTCCACATTGGTCCGGAGACTGTGATGACGACTCTGTACACGGCTAAGAAGTATGCTGTCCCAGCCCTGGAGGGTCACTGTGTGGACTTCCTCACCAAACACCTGCGAGCTGACAACGCCTTCATGCTGCTCACTCAG GCAAGGTTATTTGACGAGCCACAGCTGGCTAGTCTGTGCCTGGACACCATAGACAAGAGCACAGCGGACGCTATAAACGCAGAGGGCTTCACGGATATCGACCTTG acacCCTGTGTGCGGTTCTGGCGAGAGACACTTTAGGGATTCGAGAGAACCGTCTGTTTGGGGCGGTGGTGCGCTGGGCCGAAGCAGAGTGTTACAGACAACAGCTTACACTGACCTCGGAGAACAAGCAGAAAGTTCTGGGGAAAGCTCTCACGCTCATCCGTTTCCCGCTCATGACCGTGGAGGAATTTGCTGCAG TAAACCCCAAACCGCGGGTAGACTACATAGACAGGTCTCGCAGCTGTCTGAGGGGCAAGGAGGGCAGCATTAATAGGTTCCAGCAGGTTGAAAGTCGCTGGGGGTACAGTGGCACCAGTGACAGAATCAG ATTCAATGTAAATAGAAGAATATACGTGGTTGGGTTGGGACTGTATGGGTCCATACATGGGCCTACAGACTATCAGGTCAACATACAG ATCATGGACAGTGACAACAGCCAGACGCTGGGACAGAACGACACAGGCTTCAGCTGTGACGGTTCAGCCAACACGTTCAGGGTGATGTTCAAACAGCCTCTGGAGATCCTACCTAACGTGAGCTACACCGCTTGCGCAACCTTGAAG GGTCCAGACTCTCACTATGGGACGAAGGGCTTAAAAAAAGTCACCCATGAGTCTTCGACAGGGACCAAGACAACGTTTTTCTTCTTCAGCTCTCCTGGGAATAACAATGGCACTTCAGTGGAGGATGGCCAGATACCTGAGATCATCTACTACACCTAG
- the LOC136955602 gene encoding BTB/POZ domain-containing protein 1-like isoform X1 — MATGGGGDGPASNYEGQASNFARSGAGRNVAAVSNAPVAVATAPICPPSVGLHREPMYNWQATKSSLKERFAFLFNNELLSDVRFIVGKGRQAQRIPAHKFVLAAGSAVFDAMFNGGMATTSAEIELPDVEPAAFLALLRFLYSDEVHIGPETVMTTLYTAKKYAVPALEGHCVDFLTKHLRADNAFMLLTQARLFDEPQLASLCLDTIDKSTADAINAEGFTDIDLDTLCAVLARDTLGIRENRLFGAVVRWAEAECYRQQLTLTSENKQKVLGKALTLIRFPLMTVEEFAAGPAQSGILFDREVVNLFLHFTVNPKPRVDYIDRSRSCLRGKEGSINRFQQVESRWGYSGTSDRIRFNVNRRIYVVGLGLYGSIHGPTDYQVNIQIMDSDNSQTLGQNDTGFSCDGSANTFRVMFKQPLEILPNVSYTACATLKGPDSHYGTKGLKKVTHESSTGTKTTFFFFSSPGNNNGTSVEDGQIPEIIYYT, encoded by the exons ATGGCTACAGGAGGTGGTGGTGACGGACCCGCATCAAATTATGAAGGACAAGCATCCAATTTCGCTCGTTCTGGAGCGGGCAGGAACGTCGCAGCGGTGTCGAATGCACCGGTCGCCGTCGCAACGGCACCGATTTGTCCCCCGTCTGTGGGCCTACACCGGGAGCCTATGTACAACTGGCAGGCCACAAAGAGCTCGCTGAAAGAGCGCTTTGCGTTTCTTTTCAACAATGAACTACTAAGTGACGTTAGATTTATTGTAGGGAAAGGAAGACAAGCACAGAGGATACCAGCCCACAAATTCGTTCTAGCTGCAGGTAGTGCTGTATTCGACGCCATGTTCAACGGTGGTATGGCCACAACCTCGGCTGAAATAGAGTTACCCGATGTTGAACCTGCTGCCTTCCTCGCTCTGCTAAG GTTCCTGTACTCTGACGAGGTCCACATTGGTCCGGAGACTGTGATGACGACTCTGTACACGGCTAAGAAGTATGCTGTCCCAGCCCTGGAGGGTCACTGTGTGGACTTCCTCACCAAACACCTGCGAGCTGACAACGCCTTCATGCTGCTCACTCAG GCAAGGTTATTTGACGAGCCACAGCTGGCTAGTCTGTGCCTGGACACCATAGACAAGAGCACAGCGGACGCTATAAACGCAGAGGGCTTCACGGATATCGACCTTG acacCCTGTGTGCGGTTCTGGCGAGAGACACTTTAGGGATTCGAGAGAACCGTCTGTTTGGGGCGGTGGTGCGCTGGGCCGAAGCAGAGTGTTACAGACAACAGCTTACACTGACCTCGGAGAACAAGCAGAAAGTTCTGGGGAAAGCTCTCACGCTCATCCGTTTCCCGCTCATGACCGTGGAGGAATTTGCTGCAG GGCCTGCCCAGTCTGGGATATTGTTCGATCGGGAGGTGGTAAATCTGTTTTTACACTTTACAGTAAACCCCAAACCGCGGGTAGACTACATAGACAGGTCTCGCAGCTGTCTGAGGGGCAAGGAGGGCAGCATTAATAGGTTCCAGCAGGTTGAAAGTCGCTGGGGGTACAGTGGCACCAGTGACAGAATCAG ATTCAATGTAAATAGAAGAATATACGTGGTTGGGTTGGGACTGTATGGGTCCATACATGGGCCTACAGACTATCAGGTCAACATACAG ATCATGGACAGTGACAACAGCCAGACGCTGGGACAGAACGACACAGGCTTCAGCTGTGACGGTTCAGCCAACACGTTCAGGGTGATGTTCAAACAGCCTCTGGAGATCCTACCTAACGTGAGCTACACCGCTTGCGCAACCTTGAAG GGTCCAGACTCTCACTATGGGACGAAGGGCTTAAAAAAAGTCACCCATGAGTCTTCGACAGGGACCAAGACAACGTTTTTCTTCTTCAGCTCTCCTGGGAATAACAATGGCACTTCAGTGGAGGATGGCCAGATACCTGAGATCATCTACTACACCTAG